The Cardiobacteriaceae bacterium TAE3-ERU3 genome includes a region encoding these proteins:
- a CDS encoding topoisomerase DNA-binding C4 zinc finger domain-containing protein: MNPLRQNYKHTKTLADLLNINHEYCIPVVIFIGDAIFKTPMPDNVVSDGGSLANYIRRHQQTRFSEAEVLSMTDTIKNNCLMQNRATKQAHINHIKTLHTQAQKQPTPSCPHCGSNMKLRTAHKGAHSGKQFWGCEHFPKCHGTKAYIQGR, encoded by the coding sequence ATGAATCCGCTACGACAAAACTACAAGCACACCAAAACGCTCGCCGACCTGCTCAATATCAATCACGAATACTGCATACCCGTTGTCATTTTCATCGGTGATGCAATATTTAAAACCCCCATGCCGGATAACGTAGTTAGTGACGGCGGCAGCCTCGCTAACTATATTCGGCGCCATCAGCAAACCCGGTTTAGTGAAGCCGAAGTATTGAGCATGACAGACACCATCAAAAATAACTGTCTCATGCAGAACAGAGCGACCAAGCAGGCCCATATTAACCACATCAAAACATTACACACCCAAGCACAAAAACAGCCTACACCGTCCTGCCCGCACTGCGGCAGCAATATGAAACTACGCACCGCCCACAAAGGCGCACACAGTGGCAAACAGTTTTGGGGCTGCGAACATTTTCCCAAATGCCACGGCACTAAAGCCTATATTCAGGGGCGCTAA
- a CDS encoding RNA-binding transcriptional accessory protein → MDIIRQIATTLNVQPKQVEAVIALLDDGATVPFIARYRKEVTGGLDDTQLRNLHDQLGYLRSLNERRETILKSIDEQGKLNDELRAAIEAADNKTTLEDLYLPYKPKRRTKAQIAREAGLAPLAEAIMDTQPAEPLDLAADYVDADKGVADAQAALDGARAIVIEQLGEDAALLARLREKLWREGVVVSQVVEGQAEAGEKFKDYFDYAEPIAKVPGHRALALFRGRNEGVLNVSLQAQAEELPSSVPSEYELIIVEHFGIGEKCCWLRDCVRLAWRAKLLISLSTDAFSRLKQQADEDAISVFASNVKDLLLAAPAGRLPTLGLDPGLRTGVKVAVVDDTGKVAATDTIYPHVPRKDWQGSLHTLFKLIKQHNVRLVAIGNGTASRETDQLAAELVAECRKQDMEVHKLVVSEAGASVYSASELASQELPDLDVSLRGAVSIARRLQDPLAELVKIDPKSIGVGQYQHDVDQNALAHSLDGVVEDCVNAVGVDVNTASPALLARIAGLHATLAANIVAFRDEHGAFNSRKTLLKVPRLGAKTYEQAAGFLRVNGGKEPLDASAVHPEAYGVVKKMSEALGLSTGELIGNREAIARIKPQDFITEQFGLPTIRDIISELEKPGRDPRGEFKTASFAEGVNEVSDLEVGMVLEGVVSNVANFGAFVDIGVHQDGLVHISQLADRYVSDPREVVKAGDVVKVRVLEVDPKRKRISLSMRKDGGQSGSDHSSAKRQDNNPSRNQHKSNKRDSKPQPNTAMADAFAKLKR, encoded by the coding sequence ATGGATATTATTCGCCAGATTGCGACGACGTTGAATGTGCAGCCGAAGCAGGTCGAGGCGGTGATTGCGCTGCTCGACGATGGTGCGACGGTGCCGTTTATTGCCCGTTATCGTAAAGAGGTGACCGGCGGGTTGGACGATACCCAGTTGCGCAATTTGCACGACCAGCTGGGCTATTTACGCTCGCTAAACGAGCGCCGCGAGACCATCCTGAAATCCATTGATGAACAAGGCAAGCTGAATGATGAGCTGCGTGCAGCGATTGAGGCGGCGGATAATAAGACCACACTTGAAGACCTTTATCTACCATATAAGCCCAAGCGCCGTACCAAGGCGCAGATTGCGCGTGAGGCTGGGTTGGCACCATTGGCTGAAGCAATTATGGATACGCAGCCAGCCGAGCCACTTGATTTGGCTGCTGATTATGTCGACGCCGATAAGGGTGTAGCTGATGCGCAAGCGGCGCTTGATGGTGCACGCGCGATTGTCATCGAGCAATTAGGCGAGGATGCGGCCTTGTTGGCACGCTTGCGCGAGAAATTGTGGCGTGAAGGTGTGGTGGTGTCGCAGGTGGTCGAAGGGCAGGCCGAGGCAGGTGAGAAGTTTAAGGATTATTTTGACTACGCTGAGCCAATTGCTAAAGTACCGGGGCACCGGGCGTTGGCGCTGTTCCGTGGGCGCAATGAAGGCGTGCTCAATGTCAGCTTGCAGGCGCAGGCCGAGGAATTGCCAAGCAGTGTGCCGAGTGAATACGAGCTGATTATAGTGGAGCATTTCGGCATTGGCGAGAAATGCTGCTGGTTGCGCGATTGCGTGCGACTTGCATGGCGCGCCAAGTTGCTTATTTCACTATCAACCGATGCGTTTTCCCGCCTCAAGCAACAGGCGGATGAAGACGCCATTTCTGTATTCGCCAGTAACGTAAAAGACTTGTTACTTGCTGCACCAGCAGGGCGTTTGCCGACCTTGGGGCTTGATCCCGGTTTGCGTACTGGGGTCAAAGTGGCGGTGGTTGACGATACCGGCAAAGTCGCCGCGACGGATACGATTTACCCGCATGTGCCTCGCAAGGATTGGCAGGGTAGTTTGCATACCTTATTCAAGCTGATCAAGCAGCACAATGTGCGCCTGGTTGCGATTGGCAATGGCACCGCGAGCCGCGAAACCGATCAGCTTGCTGCGGAACTGGTCGCCGAATGCCGCAAGCAGGATATGGAAGTGCACAAGCTGGTGGTGAGTGAAGCAGGTGCGTCGGTATATTCCGCGTCGGAACTGGCGTCGCAGGAGTTGCCGGATTTGGATGTGTCGTTGCGCGGTGCGGTATCGATTGCGCGGCGCTTGCAAGATCCGCTCGCAGAACTGGTCAAAATTGATCCGAAGTCGATTGGTGTCGGTCAGTATCAACACGATGTTGACCAGAATGCACTGGCGCACAGTCTCGACGGCGTGGTTGAGGATTGCGTGAATGCGGTCGGGGTTGATGTGAATACGGCATCACCGGCATTGCTGGCACGCATTGCCGGTTTGCATGCAACTTTGGCGGCAAATATTGTTGCATTTCGCGATGAACATGGCGCATTCAACAGCCGCAAGACCTTGCTCAAAGTACCGCGCTTGGGCGCGAAAACCTACGAGCAGGCGGCGGGATTCTTGCGCGTCAATGGCGGTAAAGAGCCGCTGGATGCTTCCGCGGTACACCCTGAAGCGTATGGTGTGGTCAAGAAAATGAGCGAAGCGCTGGGCTTGTCTACTGGTGAACTGATTGGCAACCGTGAGGCGATTGCGCGTATCAAGCCGCAAGACTTCATCACCGAACAATTTGGCTTGCCGACCATCCGCGACATCATCAGCGAGCTGGAAAAGCCGGGCCGTGATCCGCGTGGTGAATTCAAAACCGCGAGCTTTGCCGAGGGCGTGAATGAAGTCAGCGACCTTGAAGTGGGCATGGTGCTCGAAGGCGTGGTCAGTAATGTCGCCAATTTTGGAGCATTCGTCGATATCGGCGTGCATCAGGACGGACTGGTGCATATTTCGCAACTAGCGGATCGCTACGTCAGTGATCCGCGTGAGGTGGTTAAAGCCGGTGATGTGGTTAAGGTGCGCGTGCTTGAAGTTGATCCCAAGCGCAAACGCATCAGCCTGTCGATGCGCAAAGACGGCGGACAATCCGGCAGTGACCACAGCAGCGCCAAACGACAAGACAACAACCCGTCACGCAACCAGCATAAATCCAACAAACGCGACAGCAAACCACAGCCGAATACCGCAATGGCTGATGCATTTGCGAAGTTGAAGCGGTAA
- a CDS encoding LysR family transcriptional regulator, translating into MQELSFRKYPSTASLQCFEASARHLSFTKAARELHMTQSAVSKQVAQLENLLQTQLFHRSRQRLHLSPAGKIFLKEAEAILARIELAVLNMLAHGSEAEPLHIACHPTLCARWLVPLLKGFSRAHPHIHLDICDQIGTLVAENRTVDMAFLYGDGVWPEMECIKLFDEHCVAVCAPSLIDAPLANVEALADYTLLQSRSRPRAWRDYFALQLVQQSHTFTGPRFDTFYACIQAAETGCGIALVPQLLVQDELDSGKLIMPWPYVLHSSGAYYMLYATALADTPKVAAMLAWVQKHLHD; encoded by the coding sequence ATGCAAGAACTCTCTTTCCGCAAATACCCGTCCACTGCTTCGCTGCAATGCTTTGAAGCATCTGCACGGCATCTGAGCTTTACCAAGGCAGCGCGGGAATTGCACATGACGCAAAGCGCGGTGAGCAAGCAAGTCGCCCAACTTGAGAATTTGCTGCAAACACAGCTGTTCCACCGCAGTCGCCAGCGCCTCCACCTCTCTCCGGCTGGCAAGATTTTTCTCAAAGAAGCAGAGGCGATTCTTGCACGGATTGAACTTGCTGTACTCAATATGCTCGCACACGGCAGCGAGGCCGAGCCGCTACACATCGCTTGCCACCCGACTTTGTGCGCACGCTGGCTAGTGCCGCTACTTAAGGGATTCAGTCGCGCACATCCGCACATCCATCTCGATATTTGCGACCAGATTGGTACGCTGGTCGCGGAAAATCGCACTGTCGATATGGCATTTCTATACGGCGACGGTGTGTGGCCAGAAATGGAATGTATCAAATTATTTGACGAGCACTGCGTCGCGGTCTGTGCGCCGTCGTTAATCGACGCACCGCTGGCCAATGTCGAAGCACTTGCTGATTACACACTACTACAATCGCGCTCACGCCCGCGCGCATGGCGCGATTATTTTGCCTTGCAACTGGTCCAGCAAAGCCACACCTTCACTGGTCCACGCTTTGATACCTTTTACGCCTGCATTCAGGCCGCAGAAACTGGCTGTGGTATCGCATTGGTGCCGCAGCTTCTCGTGCAAGACGAGCTCGATAGTGGCAAATTAATCATGCCGTGGCCGTATGTACTGCACAGCAGCGGTGCGTATTACATGCTCTATGCCACCGCACTCGCCGATACGCCAAAAGTCGCGGCGATGCTCGCCTGGGTACAAAAGCACCTTCATGATTAG
- a CDS encoding VOC family protein, which translates to MSQWINPDDIRADFSAAMSKMYQQEVPLYGDLMDLVADVNTATLKAHPELQHQLEQTGEIERLDMERHGAIRVGKPEELATIRRVFAVMGMQPVGYYDLAPAGVPVHSTAFRATDAKSLNRSPFRVFTSLLRLELIDDPALRQQAEETLAKRNIFTDGAIALTEQCERDGGLNETDAKRFVEEVLETFRWHTESPVSRELYQALHDQHRLIADVVAFKGPHINHLTPRTLDIDAVQAGMSSRGITPKAVIEGPPRRNCPILLRQTSFKALEESVTFTGSGQPETGHHTARFGEIEQRGVALTPKGRGLYDRLLNEARGQLGGAPNEANADRYMQLLEASFSDFPDDYATLRSEELAYFHYFVTEQGKARNYDKTLTEADLDTLLTAGDISIEPIVYEDFLPVSAAGIFQSNLGEGGAKEYNGTSNRDLFERDLGASVQDELELYATTERQSIATCLAALNQN; encoded by the coding sequence ATGAGCCAGTGGATCAACCCAGACGACATCCGCGCAGACTTTTCCGCCGCGATGTCAAAAATGTACCAGCAAGAAGTACCACTCTACGGTGACTTGATGGATTTGGTTGCAGACGTTAATACAGCAACCCTTAAAGCTCATCCTGAGCTACAACACCAGCTTGAGCAGACTGGCGAAATTGAGCGCCTTGATATGGAACGCCACGGTGCTATCCGCGTTGGTAAGCCTGAAGAGTTAGCAACCATTCGCCGCGTATTTGCGGTAATGGGTATGCAACCAGTTGGTTATTACGATCTTGCCCCAGCGGGCGTCCCAGTGCATTCCACCGCATTTCGCGCCACCGATGCAAAATCGCTAAACCGTAGCCCATTCCGCGTATTTACCTCTTTATTACGCTTGGAACTGATTGACGACCCTGCCCTGCGCCAGCAAGCCGAGGAAACTCTTGCCAAGCGCAACATTTTCACCGACGGTGCAATCGCCCTGACCGAACAATGCGAGCGCGACGGCGGCCTGAACGAAACAGACGCCAAGCGCTTCGTGGAAGAAGTGCTGGAAACTTTCCGGTGGCACACCGAATCACCGGTATCACGTGAGCTCTACCAAGCCTTGCACGACCAACACCGCCTGATTGCAGACGTCGTCGCATTCAAAGGCCCACATATTAACCACCTCACGCCGCGCACCCTCGACATCGACGCTGTACAGGCTGGCATGAGCAGCCGCGGCATCACGCCCAAAGCGGTCATCGAAGGCCCACCACGCCGCAACTGCCCAATCTTGCTGCGCCAGACCAGCTTTAAAGCACTTGAAGAGAGCGTTACCTTTACCGGCAGCGGCCAACCCGAAACTGGCCACCACACTGCGCGCTTTGGCGAAATCGAGCAGCGAGGCGTCGCCCTCACCCCCAAAGGCCGTGGGCTATATGACCGCTTGCTAAACGAAGCACGTGGCCAACTTGGCGGCGCACCAAACGAAGCGAATGCCGATCGCTACATGCAATTACTCGAAGCATCTTTTAGTGACTTCCCTGATGATTACGCTACCTTGCGCAGCGAAGAATTGGCCTATTTCCACTACTTCGTCACTGAGCAAGGCAAAGCCCGCAATTACGATAAAACCTTAACCGAAGCCGACCTCGATACTCTGCTCACCGCTGGCGACATCAGCATAGAACCAATTGTGTACGAAGACTTCCTGCCCGTATCTGCGGCCGGTATCTTCCAATCTAACCTCGGCGAAGGTGGCGCCAAAGAATACAACGGCACATCCAACCGCGATTTATTCGAGCGCGACCTCGGCGCGTCGGTACAGGACGAACTCGAACTGTACGCGACCACTGAACGGCAATCCATCGCCACCTGCCTCGCCGCACTCAACCAAAACTAA